From the Lathyrus oleraceus cultivar Zhongwan6 chromosome 3, CAAS_Psat_ZW6_1.0, whole genome shotgun sequence genome, the window accttagagggcgcttgctggaaaaagcgccctctaaagttgtcaatgtaaagtgtttagagggcgctttctggaaaaagcgccctctaaagttgtcaatgtaaagtgtttagagggcgctttctggacaaagcgccatctaaagttgtcaatgtaaaatgtttagagggcgcttcctacgtaaagcgccctctaaagtgttaagcgccctctaaagttgtcaatgtaaagtgtttagagggcgctttctggataaagcgccctctaaagttgtcaatgtaaaatgtttagagggtGCTTCCTAcaggaagcgccctctaaagtgttagttgttttaaaaaaatttgtttgaaaaatagtggatatttaattggtaacctgttcgcatgctgcaaaagtgtaaaattcatattgatttcatcctttaatccaatgttatacaccattaatccattgatatatacaacatgaatccatttatatacaacattaatcctccatatatacaacataatatatgattctttgatcaacaatatacaacaacatattcatgagttagtaaaagtacaacaacaatatacaacatatatacaacaacagcatacaacaacaacattccatacatatatgtacaacaatatacaacctagctatatgattctttgatcaacaatgaattgacataattcatccttcatttcatccaaatgagctcttgagtaagatttgtattcctcaaagtactacaattaagagaataaaacatattcatgatttagtaacaaattagatgaaatatccgataatattaaaataaaccctaagttattattccataccatttttgggatgtctatacgattcaacgcaatgatatctctcataaatctcaatacaaaaaatccgcaatcgaccgaattattttgctgaggacactacacagaaaaacaaacaatatatatatagttaatttcttacaaacactattataagcaaaaaaacaaacactattataagcaaaaataagatacttaatatatacctgaactctgatccaggtaatgtccttcctattgcgataattctttttcgatctaaattttattattgccctaacaaaataaaaacgtatattgagatcaatctgacagacataattaaatatacaaatacacacgaatatttaggggaatttcacttacgcgtcaaccgtcttcttcatactcggatatttactccaatcacccgataacgaatcgagataatacactattagtctcgaaagatccatagcaaccaacacccagtgaccactgtaaaataaaacaaaaatttagatgaatgaaaattttctacgtaaaagatatacatagattagaatgaaattattagaaagaaaatctaacctgttgccagaattaaacggtaaaaaatacaaactgggtgtagtcttattgccggccgccatgaatctatcgactagatcattctttacggatgttggatttttcgttattaacgttgcgttgatacgggaagcagcaataaaattgaaacggttacacaattcagttccccgcagcaatgttacatacatataccttaaatagaaacataataaacattagactactcattgaaatgtgtaaataaattgttcaactaagtaaattatagattgatcggagtaccatatgtatgtatgaatgacagcgatgcccaattcgtcgtgttcaaaaagttgttgcatgtcctcctttgcaattatttcgaaatgagcagctccgaaaacaccttcatcaaaatctatagtacgaatggccccttgcataatatcggactcattcaccattttctcaagacgcatcataatttgagattttgtcccggacgtcgttggaggaatatcgttaccagcttttttcaactttcgaccgggaacctaaaaattcatataaattaaatcatgactttttgtgatgcaacagaatcgttgcgtatataattcaataggtatatatatttgtacctcttttagagatgcaaccgactcgatgcgtcttgaaatccctttaccaactttatgcgtgggtcttgtaggagtctaacattaccatgtaataaggattgattaaatatcataattgtagctgaattgaaatgtgaatactaaagattcataatcatttagaacatatatacctcggcatctgggaaaattagatctgacggccatccaacaaaggatccgactgcttttcgcatcaacgttgtctctgaaacaacgtcaggtaatggtagaagcgcgtcggtatctaatacaaggtcaaccgaaactttcatatatcccatcgggaggggattatggtgaagtaattcacccgaagtgttgtgcacttttcccttgccaaccatgcgataagttggtgacgatagatacagctgacaaggtgaaatgccctaaaccaataataaatgttattgttaacgtgtatatgtgtcaagtaaaaaagtgctattttaatttcataataacatatataattacctcgggaaatttcggttgacaattgatactagctcggtcactagtatcttttgcctcggaggcgcacctttcctctctataccttgcattctcgttttgcagttggagtacttgtgcccttaactccgccaaggtctccatcacctctttgttggtaggattttttgtttttggttttttataaaatgacgacggagtcacaccaaaacccttacccctcacacgaccggaatactcaggaacatttagtactcgactaagtacgctcatgcaatcctggacctcggttgaaggtacggtttgggataaagtctcctgaaatattattagaggagattaaaaatgaattatatgaataacaaaattttcgatataattaaagaaataatgttacatatacttacacattcgtcataaacagtttggaccgcttcaacgacaaccccatccttcccaacccgagcagccttccataatacgtgctccggaagagatgttgcgtcacttttctcctcggctagctacacattgaattagattataagatcatcaattataacatattgtgacaatgtataagctcatagcatttgaatatactcacaattctttgttgtaaccgtgcatatcccgtacgcccttttttgtacggatacgcgggttttgatgcccttttccgatttatgtcgcttacttcctggataaaaaagtttaaggcatattagaaccaagtaacttaacaattgtataataccataattaatagacattacatggaatttttcgtttcttcgtttggcgacaaaggtattccattcatcggctgaaataatctcggcatacttcattggccgttctgcttcaacaaattttccttcctcatccttgagaaatttgttggacaaaaaggatcgaaatcctctgagtctttttccggccaattgaatacaatatttttgccggctttcatcgatgtgaaaggatctctaaaaaacatacacatggagtgtgttattataaagtaatattataacaatatatggtcaacaaatagtcaacaaaaaaacatataacaatatatggtaagtacctgtatctccgaccatattttttctttgccaaccttcaagtccagacttctccaattatcacatgtaatcggaatacgttgtcgaacaaggaaaccaatgtaacttgccaacattgaaccgttaggctcaattagttggtcttcagcactccaatgtacttcaaattttacacccttgtctcttgcacgaatgattgacttcataaccgtcaatcctcgtttgatttctttttcaacattgttacgtgatccattcgcgtcatgggtatcgtcttggttagccattttatctgtaatatagaaatgattcaataagacccaagtaagacaatgattcaatacgtgaacacattcatataccttccatttctcatgcaaaagacctactgcatgcaaaagaccaatgcaaactcacacacacctactgcatgcaaaagaccaatgcaaacttatggtgtttggaacatgaacaaacttgcatccataatcatcaaacttccaagcacaagctcaaacacacttcaaatgatatcagttttcaatcagaaataaaaaactcagtttgccctaaacaacattaatcaacataatgcacaaaatgtaaaactaagtttagaaaatgccctaatcaaacacatgaagaaagtgaacggtaaagatggagaagagaaataccttcaaggtgacggtaacgatggagaagaaagtgaacagtgacggtggacgtgaacgtgaacgcagcagcagcagaaaaaggcgacggcgacgacgacggtgagggagggagaacgaacggaggacgagagtaatcgcagtagacggtggacgcagtagagagaaaacccagttacgtaaacgaaatagcttgtagagagggaaaataaagagacatgtagtatatgttataattttaatgtttactaaaggggaccttagagggcgcttttgtaaaaaaagcgccctctaaagggggcctaagagggcgcttctgaaagcgctctctaaggctttccaaaagcgccttctaaactggaaatgtacatggacttagagagcgcttttttaaaagcgccctctaagggtaaccttagagggcgctttcactaaagcgccctctattgttgtccctccatttcctcattatttttttttgcttcactttagagggcgttttgttacaaaagcgccctctaaagggggcctaagagggcgcttctaaaagcgctctctaaggctttccaaaagcgccttataaactggaaatgtacatggacatagagagcgctttttcaaaagcgccctctaaggttaccctgagagggcgctttcaataaagcgtcctctattggtgtccctccatttcctcattattttttcgcttcactttagagtgcgctttgttacaaaagcgccctctaaagtgcgctgtctattccaatagtatgctccttattttttctcttcactttagagagcgcttttgtaataaagcgccctctaaggggcgctgtctattccagtttttggcgtagtgtttgtgtggttttctaAAGCCCTCATGCTTGAGGCAGGCCGGTGGTGGTCTTAgttttgcaaatcgtgccatttcagttcatgcacaatgatcttcaagctcacgtttctctctaaataggaactgtgaggatgatccatggctacaggggtgatgtacaccacctcagcttcattttgatgtcctcagttttcattttcattaaactttgtttcctgcgcgtggtggccgaaTCTTGTTggatcgccggagaagatggtggttttcaccaccatccccacgtggtaGCTTCAGGGCCATTGGATCACGCTTCaacgttttaatcttggccttTCTTTATGTTGACTCATTTAAATGCAAGGTGTAGCACGTTTGACCAAGGCACATCGTGTATCCGCGCCTTAGAGCCTTGAtgccttgccacgtcaattaatgaagtgatcatgtggctgcgcatttttgctatttttcttattttctgttAACTTCagataattccttttattttcaaaaattcataaatattttatttgaagtcacaaaaatataagaccaatgccaaaaaatttcttgaaaaatctaatttcatattttgatttttaattatttttatgacttcatttaatattttttgtgaattatttggtttttaatagttttaattcatttcaaaatactttttgatatctgaaaaatccaaaaatattttcctaacacctatggatcatgatacgtcaatgaaaaatagtctcatcagtttcttatttgatttgagatttatttgaaattttaattcatattgtgttatttttaattgtttttaaatagtttctgatttcaaaaattattgtttattttatattgcatttaattggacttgttgaagttgatttgaattaaatttgaggtttgaccatattttgtttattttattttgcatttaattttaattccaaaaataccaaaaaaatatgtttgacttgttgacttgtgatcttcatttcttttctgtttagcattgattgatgatgatttaattcacatttgatcatttATGTTTGATGCTTGAATGttctttccatccatttcattttcatcccattctttttctaatttggccaatgagttaatgtcttatggttggtcttgacaaatgagaggtttaaccttctttgatccaaaccaaactcaacttgatccaagatcaagtgagttgttttgtgtccaagataggttgcttcttggtcaagcaaaaaaacctaaagtccacacaaggcctttccccttttgttttgccatggcaagtttgtggagcttgacttactagtcatgatctctaacttgtgtttatttgcctatagttttattgaccggcctcagataggtgtgactactacattagttcacttacgattgcttaacatagcgctacattgtcttatgacaaactaacataacttcactaattactaactttaatttgagcatttaatttcttgcaatttactttaatgtcatttatttcttgctcatttattcatattgcttttcattttgctcacttgagcatatattttatgtttatgtcattttccttttgctcatttgagctcattattgtatataaatatattgttgttttgtgttggtTTTGCCTTTGTTTTGTGTGGACCTAATGCAAtaaggagaaaggacttagaattaggatatgcccatgcttaaaggagttcaagagcaactaggtctcatgcctttagaatgctaaatttgtggaagagcaactaggcctcatgcctttagaatgctaaatttcaaagaTGACTTCAAAGGAgttcctttccaaaacttattctttgtccattcctcttattgtgttatgaactttttgatgtttgctcttgtgtggtagggattccatcttgagatagcaaagaggaccattgtcatacgtagccaagttaagagagacaagctaaatggagatcctaggagcttgaatctaaattgtttgattgcttgattgtttgctaagtccaaaggaaatgagcatcttgaatcatctctatgatttcaagaaaaggaactccaagggttttatcttctctcttatcttttatgctttaggactagcccttctcttcttctcctcactctaacccaagccaaaagAATCTTCacttcaaactttgactttgtttcaaattagaaacctaggccttatgcctttgacttttcaaaatcttttcattaatactcattgtgaatgaatctcAATCCTACTTTaacttcattttgtaaataaatttaacttgtaaatataactcacttcaaattgattttgtggttccaatggccacccttgttaaaaccttttcataaacattagtcataggtttgagttatcatagtggttggtgtgaatctcacctcatccttagtgattggattataagtcttccatacttattatagggttaacccctcactagtatgttgaatccttcctcacatggtggattgttggtttaggttgagttttctccctttgataacaaaagaccttaaggcttttgatcaaataaattcaccaatctttgagattttttacccgaactacgaggttttgatcctaccttggtgatggtacgtaggcaatgggttcatccattcaaacaacaaaatttgtaaatataacctattcttttctcatccccccaatcttttgcacatattttcacaaataccaacctacaacacatatttgcaaaaagggttcccttagagtactaaggatgttttgggtgcgtaaaggcttcccatttcataaccaacccccttacccagatctctgacatttttattagtttttgatttgataaaacttcttacttggcttttgttcgctttttagcctttcctttggacaaataaaagtgtggtggcgactcgaaattgCATGTTTACTTTTGGTTAAGTCAATAAACCAAAAGGTAACGAAAAACCCGCTAcaaggacaaagatgcacttattgagctacttgaagaccgagtgacgaagagatagagagagtcagaggtttcatcttctagcatgcctcagccttccgttgcttggaagaagattgttgatcagcttgtcctcgagaagactcagatgaaggcttcttttgagactgagctttgacgcattcaaaggaagtacgcgccttcagccagatcttctgacattattgttggggatccttaggatgattagtctcctcttctcttgtatctttttattttggtttctaaaactatactcagtgtaatccttccaatttatataaataaaaagagattttttgtCATATCAAGTTGTTGCAATTTCCATTTAAATATTTTATATgtgcaaatgatatagtaagttccttgaaaataaaaatcaaacattgcatttcatgtatcatttacataagcaggttttcgccagatgtctgattggtgtttcttctgtgctttaggCAACCTGACTCACCAGTACAACACCCAATCTAATCatcagaaaatcatggaacatttggagcaagagaacagagaattgaaggacgagatcgcccgcctgactgccatgatggagtcagttctagccgctcagagtcaagcttctccaacgcctgcaactcctcccgcgaggactgtaACTTCtgaggtgactacctctaccatgccttctgctaccgcccacttcgcgccaaacttgcctgtcggattcccgtggggaatgccgcccaactttgtgcccgaaggacttgcgcctacatttgcttccatgcgggtatctagctcggtcatgttcgtgccacctcccgttgtgcacaccttgcctcgtgtagaggatatcatctatcattccgagccgtctaAGGGTCCGGATATGTATGAGAAGATGaacgagatgaaagatcagtttcttgagctgcacaaggaattgaagacgctgagaggtaaagatctgtttgggaagagtgctgccgagttatgtttggtgcccaatgtcaaaatctcggtgaagttcaaagtgcttgactttgaaaaatataaggggaactcttgtccgctcagtcatcttgtgatgtatgcccgcaagatgtctactcagacagataatgatcaattgcttattcactactttcaggatagcctgactaGTGTTGCACTCCATTGatacatggggttggatagtgcaagcatccgcactttcaatgacttaagagaggcttttgtgaagcaatacaagtacaacgtggacatgGAGCCAGgtagagaccaattgaggtctatgtctcagaaagacaaagagacattcaaagagtacgcgcaaagatggagggagttggctgcccagatcactcctcctttggaggagaaagagatgacaaaaatcttcttgaaaaccctgagttcattttattatgaacgcatgatcgctagtgtc encodes:
- the LOC127130540 gene encoding uncharacterized protein LOC127130540, producing MMRLEKMVNESDIMQGAIRTIDFDEGVFGAAHFEIIAKEDMQQLFEHDELGIAVIHTYIWYMYVTLLRGTELCNRFNFIAASRINATLITKNPTSVKNDLVDRFMACFGGS